In one window of Halarcobacter mediterraneus DNA:
- a CDS encoding sodium/substrate symporter small subunit encodes YVFVILIFVYVKLMTKLDEKYGVNE; translated from the coding sequence ATATGTATTTGTAATTCTTATTTTTGTTTACGTTAAATTAATGACAAAATTAGATGAAAAATATGGCGTAAATGAATAG